The Mycobacterium seoulense genome has a window encoding:
- a CDS encoding peptidase — METGSDRPIGVSPFHARGALKGFVISGRWPDSTKEWAQLLMVAVRVASLPGLLSTTTVFGAREELPDAPEPGTVGLVLAEGTVFGESAIQPGYFADHQPPALLMLHPPSETTPSLPECSGAASGCVLLPGLPYLGLEHRAAWVEAEADGTITSMVSRVGVDPISHPDTAILAMLLAA, encoded by the coding sequence ATGGAAACTGGGTCTGACCGCCCGATAGGGGTTTCCCCTTTCCATGCTCGTGGTGCCCTGAAAGGGTTTGTGATCTCCGGCCGTTGGCCCGATTCGACCAAGGAGTGGGCCCAGCTGCTCATGGTGGCTGTGCGGGTCGCGTCGTTGCCCGGATTGCTCTCCACCACAACGGTGTTCGGGGCCCGGGAGGAGTTGCCCGACGCGCCCGAGCCCGGCACCGTCGGCCTGGTGCTCGCCGAGGGCACCGTCTTCGGTGAATCGGCAATCCAGCCAGGCTATTTCGCCGATCATCAACCGCCCGCGCTGCTGATGCTGCATCCGCCTTCGGAGACCACGCCTTCCCTGCCCGAATGCAGCGGCGCGGCGTCTGGCTGCGTACTGCTTCCCGGCTTGCCATATCTGGGACTCGAGCATCGGGCGGCCTGGGTGGAAGCCGAGGCCGACGGCACGATCACGTCCATGGTGAGCCGAGTCGGCGTCGATCCCATCAGCCATCCCGATACCGCGATTTTGGCGATGCTGCTCGCGGCATAG